In the genome of Arachis hypogaea cultivar Tifrunner chromosome 9, arahy.Tifrunner.gnm2.J5K5, whole genome shotgun sequence, the window GAAGCaccataacaaaaataattgtgaATCTGTTTCTAATCTGTTTCTTAATTGCCTGACATATtcagtatttttttattgattaaacttGATAAAGGTGGTGTTGGATTAGCTTCACAATCACAAGTGCAACAATTCAAAGGAGCAATTGGTTCAACTAACTAGGAAGGGTTTCCATCCCCTGCCATAGTCACAAGAATCTTGGACTCATTATTATcaataaccacattactaggcATTGTGCTTTAACAGGAAGAAGAGATTGGCTGAGACGAAGGAAGCAGCTAAAGTTTTAAGGTTTGGATCTGTGGTTCCAATTTCACCATCTGATTTCGTTCAAGAGGTTTCACAGGCTCCCTCTGATATTTGGGTGGTTGTCATCTTTTACAAAGATGGGTATGCTAGATGACATTTCTAAGTTCAATTTCCAGGAAATGTTTCTGAACACTACACGTCCTCATATAATATCTATAAATTACTTTGGTGATccaaatttgtttaattttattgttatgCTTATTGTGCTTGTTATTGAAGTCTGTTGTACTTTATTTTTGACATTGCTAAATGTGGGATTTTGATGCAGTGCATTGAAGAATTTGTCACAAGATATCCTGTAACAAAATAAATTTGTTAAGATAATATCAACTGACTACATTTTCAACTATCCGGATCAAAATTTACCCACCGTATTGGTATACAACAATGGAGCAGTCAAGGAAAATTATGTTGGCTTGTGTAGTTTTGGACGAAGATGCACTCTTGAAGGGATTCAATTGATTTTATCTTATGATGCCTTTTGTGAATCTTTTTAGTTTAAACTCtagaaatatttaaatttcaaaaacgtGATATTGAAtgcatatttattttctttcttctctcttttctaatTGGAACTCATATgtattattgtatttttcttgcaattctttatttttcatagCATTTTAGTTATGGCATATAACCTTGTCTATGCTATTGTAGTTTGTTATTTGTgttgtatttaaaaattaacaagattTATTGCTTGCCAAAACAAGATTAAGACCAATTCTTTTAGTGATGTACAACTTGCCAAATTATTTTTGCGTTTGTTCTATATAAACAACCATGGGATTAATTTTTCTATATTCTATCATGTCAGCAACTTATTAGTCAAACCAACAAAAATTCTCTTGAACTATGAAGATGTACAATATCTATTTATACTTCAAGGGAGATCTGAAGATAGTTTATTTTAAAACATCCAAATATTAACACACGAATTTGAAACATTTAGgcaaaatattatcttttatttaatcaatataacATTTTATGAAGTTACAATGTCAAAGACATTATGTcaccacaataataataatttggtgTAAAGACTATGAAGTGCTACAACTTTTTTCGTTTTTCATTTGtgttgtgtgtgtatgtgtgtatgTGTATGTGAGGGTGAAGGGGGTCAATGAAGGAAGGAAAGGAACCATGATGTAGATGGTACTCTGAAAACAGTTCAAGCGCATAGGGCAAATAAAGAAAAATGCGAAAAATCCTAACAAACATACACACACACAGGCAACAAGCCGATCCTAACAAGCACACACACAGGCAGCAAGCCAATCATCAAGTTTCCTCTGACTATTATGTACCTGAGCCATAGTACATAACATCCTTCACAGTGTTTGACCTGAAAAAATCATTTGGAGTGTTTCCATGGAAAACACATATCAATTCTCAAAAGGAAGGTTTATAATAACACAATAACTAAAGTCTAAATCTTaaaaaagaaattcaaagaaTGATTAACAAAGAACAAAAAGGCTCCATCTTTACATACAAAATAAAGGAATTAGCTGTGCTTTGAATTCTAGCTTATCTACATGGACAAaggcacaaaaaaatttaaatatttttaaagtttaaactaaCAAATTTTACAAAAGATATCATGAGATAAAATCAATCAAATTCCTTCTCTCAgtcattcttattttattttattttacctaGAAAATCAGCATAATTGAAAACATCATTGACTTCCTAATGATACAATCTCTGAAATTTACTCTTAATCCAATAGAAACATGCATGTCCTTACGGAGTCTTCACTGTTATATATAACCAATAATCATTTAACTGAAATCATTTATATTCACATGTTATAATAGATTAGTGTTTCATTATTACTGTTATCAATGCAGCATTTATTCTAACTGACATTTGCACACTTCTGAGAAGGCATACTCTGGCAAACGAAGAGCATTCAAATTCACAtaaaatttttatagaaaaagaaataaagtaaaataaaaataaaaataaaatagaatagaacCTTAAAGGAGTAGGTCGCAGAGGCAGAAGTGGAGGAAGAAGAACAGAGATCAGAGTCACTAGTGAAGAAGAGGAATATAGAAACGACAAAAGACAATGAAGTGCTGGATCCGAGTGTAGCAGCGGCAGTGGCAGCGTGTTGGGGCGGCAGCAACGTGTTGCAGTGTCGTGAATCAGAGAACAAGCACGATGACGGTACAGGGGAGAACGAGCAACCGCGCAGATGGAGAGGATCAAAGAATAAGCACGGCGCAGAGAAAAAATCAGAGAGCGAACTACCGCGAAAAGGAGGAACAAAGAACAATGTTGATAGGAAGCAGAGAGAAGGATAAAAATCCTAACAGAACTCTGGTctcttttctttaaaatttagATTAAAAGAAATAGGATGAAtatgtaaaacaaaaaaattaaaaaggcaaatttgtaattatttattctttcaaaaataaaaaataaaatttattttataaatattttaataatagttAATCATACTTTCACATAAAAATAGGAATAAAAGATCCGTGGCCTTAAACACAACTTCAATAATCTCGTACTTAATTTACGGTCCCACTTAGTTATTTTTCTAGTTCGGCCCCTGGTGCTAACGTCTTGTGTTGATTAGTATTTATTCTACTAAACCTTTCATGATTTTCTCCACTAAGTAttatatattgattgattatTCTTAAAaacgaaaaggaaaaaaaaaatagagagagcgagagagagagaaataaataaataaataaataaaagaagatcaAGTCATTGATCAACCAAGAGCAATGTTTTACTTTTCTGATTTATGGTGACATACTCAGTGATGAAATCAACGGCAATGCTGACACACACAATGCACTTACCAAAGTCACATACGTCAGATAAGAAATTGAAGtaaaattaaagcatatatatatatatatatatatatatatatagtgcatGCATCCCGAATTAACAAGTATTacataaatacatacatatacaagCTCATATTTCAAACATAATCGTCAAGGCTCCATTTGGATTCTGATTTGTGTAGCGTAAATACAGAGACAATGGCCGAAGTTCAGAGCATCCATATTCCTCGTGTGAAACTTGGTAACCAAGGCTTTGAGGTATTAAACTCGATATTCTAATTCAAACTCTAAAGTTTGTTTAAAAGATAAGAATAACCTATCAATCTACtgagttattattatttattagatgttctcaaagtaaaatacaaaaatttattttttttcaatcaatttatGTCATATACACTAAAgtaattttgttatatataaatatttgttaATCACTTGTCATTCAATTAATACAAAAACGATCATTTGCACCGAAAATACCTAATAATTTTTCTAATCTTCTGGGGCTTATATTCAAATTAAAGTATATCTTCAAAGTGGagcatctaataataataaattaataattttattggtATTGTGGATCAAGCATTATGTATCTTGTACAAATTAATATAAGGATTTGCAGTCAAAGATAACTGTTGGTCCAATGTAGTTttgtctttttaaatattttaacttgGATATTATGAaacatttatatattaatttatgatTCAATTATTTACTCTCATATCTATTAAGGTTTCAAAGTTGGGATTTGGATGTGCGAACCTTACTGGAGCCTACGCTGCTGGTGTTTCTGAAGAGGAAGGCATTTCTATTATTAAGCATGCTTTTAATAAGGGAATCACCTTTTTTGATACTTCTGATATTTATGGACTCAATGCTAATGAAATTTTGGTCGGAAAGGTAAATTACTACTTCTTCATAAATTTATTTGGGTTTCGCTTGCAATTACAATTTTTAAGGATATAAATTTGtttctttctaaaaaaaattatgtaatacGTACAAGTTATTTTATTATACAAGttcatacaagtcatttttttttaaatcactcTCACGCGTACGTCTTACGCATGCACATTTCACACGCCTCTTAATTTAACAGATTTCAATTTAACACGCATACGCTCTTCTTCGTGCCGTTACtgcatgttcttcttcttcttcttactgcacgttcttcttcttcttctttatcttctctttCGTTATCATCGTCACTAACactacctcctcctcctcctcttcctccttttttttttcatttgaatttctttttctccttcttttttctccttctcttccttATCTCGTTGttaaagataatgaataattcaagttcagattatCAATTGAAGCAAAACgaaattaattattgttttaaaTCCAATCAAGTAGTTGAGGTGTAGTTAattttttcgttagtagtttatgattctataggtgaataatgtttcatcgttgatggtttgaattaaatgtaatgtaaaagttctaCATTAATTTTggtgtaacacgaaaatatttggatgtaacacgaagatatttgggtgtattctttaagaatttttagtgtatgtgtgctgataacttctacataattcaaaactcttcttctccctcttcctTATTTTCTactgattcttcttcttctatttcatcatcatcatcataatcatcatctttttttttcttattcattttttcttattttaccttctcaagtttcttcttgttttactcttttaataagaataaaaacaacaaaaaaaacaaacaaagaagaagaagaaacacataatggtacaaaattacttggacgatgatgaacttacattcattcaactaaaagaaaaaaagaaataaggaaaaaaagaagaagaaaaaatgcagtaATAGAGGAAAcacttttctgtatttgcagcaaatttggatgtaacacgaagatatttggtgtattctttaagaatttttggtgcaTGTCTACTAacaagttctgcataattcaaaactcttcttctccctcctccttatcttttgctgctgcttcttctctttttcatcatcatcaccattttcttcttttttttcttattcgtcttttcctgtttgttttaccttttcaagtttctttttgttttaccttcttcttactgcacgttcttcttcttcttctttatcttctctttCGTTATCATCGTCACTAACactacctcctcctcctcctcctcttcctcctttttttttcatttgaatttctttttctccttcctttttctccttctcttccttatctcgttgttgaagataatgaataattcaagttcagattatCAATTGAAGCAAAACgaaattaattattgttttaaaTCCAATCAAGTAGTTGAGGTGTAGTTAATTTTTTCGTTAGTAGTCTATGATTCTAtaggtgaataatgtttcatcgttgatggtttgaattgaatgtaatgtaaaagttctaCATTAATTTTggtgtaacacgaaaatatttgggtgtaacacgaagatatttgggtgtattctttaagaatttttagtgtatgtgtgctgataacttctgtataattcaaaactcttcttctccctcttcctcatcttctactgcttcttcttcttctatttcacatcatcataatcatcatcttttttttcttattcattttttcttattttatcttctcaagtttcttcttgttttactcttttaataaaaataaaaacaaaaaaaaacaaacaaagaagaagaagaaacacataatggtacaaaattacttggaagatgatgaacttacattcattcaactaaaagaaaaaaagaatggaaaaaaagaagaagaaaaaatgcagcattagaggaaacctatttctgtatttgcagcaaatttgggtgtaacacgaagatatttggtgtattctttaagaatttttggtgcaTGTCTACtaataagttttgcataattcaaaactcttcttctccctcctccttatcttttgctgctgcttcttctctttttcatcatcatcaccattttcttctttttttccttattcatctttttctgtttgttttaccttctcaagtttctttttgttttactctctcaccaacaccacctcctcctcttttttctccttcttttttcattggaatttcttctcctccttcttttttttccttctcctccatcatcaattatctcattgttgaagataatgaataattaaagttctgattgtcaattgaaccaaaaCGAAATTGATGAtattgaatccaatcaagtggtcgaggtgtggttcgattctagttaatgttttcgttagtagtttatgattctattGTTGAATAATATTGTTTTTGGTTGTGAAAAATGTTGTGCATTGTTGATAGTTTGAATTAAATGTAATGTAAAATTTTTGCATTAAAGAAagtatttttctgtatttgggtGTAATATGAAGATATTTGGGtatattctttaagaatttttggtgtatgtgtgctgataagttctgcataattcagaactcttcttctcccttcttctcatcttctactgctgcttcttcttctttttcatcatcatcatcattttctttttttcttattcatctttttttttgttttatcttctcaagtttcttcttgttttaatgttttaattaaaataaaaacaaaaaaagtaaacaaagaagaagaaacacataatggtacaaaattaTTTGCAAGATACATtcgttcaactaaaagaaagaaagaaataagaaaaaggcagcattagaggaaatactCTTTTGTATTTGTAGCGaattgggtgtaacacgaagatatttggtgtattctttaagaatttttggtgtatgtgtgttgataagttctgcataattcaaaacgcttcctcttcctcctcctcatcttctgctacttcttcttcttcatcatcttcttatttcatattttcataatggtacaaaattacttgCAAGATACATTCgttcaactaaaaaaaagaaagaaagaaggaaaaagagaaaaagaaaaatacagcattagagaaaatactcttttgtatttgtagcaaattgggtgtaacacaaagatatttgggtgtattctttaagaatttttggtgtatgtgtgttgataagttctgcataattaaaaacttttcctcttcctcctcctcatcttctgctacttctttttcttcttcatcttcttattttatattttcataatttttcttgggaggagaaaatcaaacaaagaaaaaaaaatacataatgttgcaaaatgaatagaaagagaaggaggaaaaaaaatgcagcaacaacaacagtaataaaaaaaacgactatgaagatgaaacacgcgaagaaaaaggaagaaaaattcaaagaaggagaagaaaaagaaagagaaggagaaagaggaggaACCCGAAGCGCATTATGAAAACTGTTGAATAGTGCGTGTGTTTACACGCTCGAATGGATGAGCGTCCTTTTTATTAGGTTTGGCCCAACTTGTATAACTTGTAAAccaaaatgacttgtatgtgtaacacttctgtattatatatatagtctcttacatttttaataaaagaaacttGGATATTTAGCTATATTtggtatgtatttttattttttattttggttttttaatattttttttcattttttgttttttttttttcttttattttttttcttttacaaaattttaaaaacagaaaataataaaaataaaacaaaaaataaaaacatataccAAATACATTCTTACCTTTTCTATATTGTATTGCATTAATTGCACATGGGGTTTCTTGGAATTTCCAAAACAACAGCTACTTTGTGTCATCCACCAATGACTGCTACTGTTTTACAGAATGGAGGTGAGGTGAGATGAGCTCTCAGCTCTATGGGTGCCatttgagagtgagagtgagagagagctTCGGGTTAGTTCGATCAacatagggtttttttttttttttaaatgtaagcAACATCGTATCGGCCTTCCGGGGtggaaagttttttttttaaaaaataaaatctgatCCACTATGGGTTTCTCAAATTCGCCGATTAATAAGGTTTTGTAAAGACAGGCTGAGTCAAACTGATTTTCAttggttttgttttttatttgatCCAATATCCAATTTGGACTGGTCGTGAAGTGGGATCGCCTGCTTTTCGCTCCGGTTTTTTAAACTATAGTGTAAATTAAAATTCAAGAAGCTATGACTGGAACTTACCCAAAAAACTTTTACGTTTTTTTGAGgctcttgttagtaaagtttttattaattaagaatTGATAGTTTTTGTAGATTTCCTGATGTAtaatattgtaattttctttttcaggCTTTAAAGCAACTCCCTAGAAAAAAGATCCAAATAGCTACAAAGTTTGGCGTTGAAAAGTTAGATACGAATACTTTTGATATGAAGATCAATGGTACACTAAGCTATGTACGCTCATGTTGCGAAGCTAGTTTGAAACGTCTTGGATTTGAATACATTGATCTCTATTTTCAGCATAGAGTGGACACAACAGTCCCTATAGAAGACACAGTTAAGAACTTCTTTTAATAGTTTTACAAATTAAATGAATTGGAGCATAGGACACATTATTCTATACTTGTTAAATCTTTTTAATAcctttttttgtgttttataatatctttacttttaaaatttgttaaaattatatattatgaaaTAGAAAAGGATAACATTCCAAAACTTTTTgacttattttatcttattaggtacattattaataactaatttgttGTATTACAATAGATGGGTGAACTTAAGAAATTGGTGAAAGAGGGAAAAGTTAAATACATTGGATTATCTGAAGCTAGCTCGGATACAATAAAGAGGGCACATGCAGTTCATCCAATTACTGCTGTACAAATGGAATGGTCACTTTGGACTCGTGATATTGAAGAAGAGATAATTCCTCTTTGCAGGTTAATTTTAGTTACTTAATTTCATAGAAGTAGGCAGGTATGAGACTTTTATGACTTGTTATAATTTAATATAGAGGGGGAAAACATGGACCTGTTGTTTCTGAATGTGTATTTCATTTATTTGTGATGATGTGAAATTgagtttttctaatattttttttttcagagagCTTGGTATTGGAATTGTACCATACAGTCCTCTTGGTCGTGGCTTTTTTGGTGGTAAAGGAGTTGTGGAAAACCTTCCAGCCGATAGTGTTTTGGTATGTATATTTATGaaacaaattaattaaagttTCATCTGATCCTTATctttttactccataactagtttggctttttgaaaaattttaaacttatttaattTTGTGCTTTGTTTATAATTATGAATTTAATCTATCTTTTGCATCGTCAATATGACTAGTAGTTATGGTAACTTAATATAATACTCAATTTAGTTTTTTCAAGAGATAAAATTAAGATATCTACatctataaaatttattttattaaacgaTCAAATTAAGACTAAATTGAGTTCGACCTCTTACGTTATGTAAACTAGCTGTTAAACTGCTATAGTAGTAATTATCTAAACACTTAAGTATTTTGCTAAAAGAATtagtaacaaaaattttaatttaatccatCCTTATATATTCAGAGATCAAATCGAATATTTTTATACTCAAAACCAAAGATTAGTAGtaaaaattcatagatcaaattcAACACTTATTCTAATAATTTTGCTATTATAGACGAAAAAGAATAATTATTTAGTTGTCTAATAGAGGGTTACTTTTTTATTTACTAGAATGCTCATCCTCGCTACCAAGTACAGAACTTggagaagaacaagaagatataTGAGCGAATAGAAAGCCTTGCTAAGAAGCACCAATGCAGCCCTGTCCAATTGGCATTAGCGTGGATTCTCCAACAAGGCAATGATGTTGCGCGTATCCCTGGTCGGTAACATACCAAAATATTACTAtacatttctttttaattttcttcatttacaagtatatatataagatgtaatatcaaatttggtttttgaaaattctaaGCACTTATTCAAATagtctttaatttattaaaataaccaAATTGATCTTTCAATTTTATAAATTGTATTCAACTTTAATTTAACTACtgctaatatataattaatttggaGCATTACAATACTAGTGTGACATCCCAACCGAAGATAACATGATTAAGAttttaatataatcaaatatGTATCTCAAATTTGTTAATTTGGTTCATTTTAGTATCTACaccaatataaaattaattaattaaaatgagtttaattaactaatttaatacatctatttaattatattaaagtcTTAACCACGTCTTCTTACAGTCAGAGATGTCACACTTCCATATCTAGTATTAACGACGCTTAAATTAGAGACAAACGAGAttcataatttataaatttaggaACCAATTTGATCTTTTTTAAAAGTCAAAGATTATTTTGATAGACGATAAAATTTTAGACTACAAATTAGACATTACCTAATatataatgtataaaaaatattatacataATATTATTAGTTACTTGCTGAAATTTGTGTTCACCTTTACAGGAACAACCAAGATTAAGAATCTGGATCAAAACATTGGTGCCTTAGTAGTGAGACTTGAAGAAAGGGTCTTAAAAGAAATTTCCGATGCAGTTCCAATTGAGGATGTAGCAGGTACTCGTCACTTTAATGAAACTCATGGAAAAGCTACATGGAAGCTTTCTAACACTCCACCAAAAGATTCAAGTATCTCAGCTTGAAGAACTAGAAGTCCTCTATATTTGAACAATAGTGTACAAGTTTATGAATTGAAGACAATTCTGTGGAAGCATATGTGCTGCATACTCTATAAAAATACACTGGGATACTCGTAAACCTGTATGAATAGTGATATGGATTGGTTCTTGGCTCGGTTGATTATTATTtggtttgttttaaaataaaataaaatgagtcaAGTTTAATTTTAGCATGCTTGGAATTTAAATTATACTCTCAATTTATGATTTAGACTAATGCCTTTTtttcccctctcttttctttttgtgtgttttgataaaagaaaaattatgaaaatacacagtaataaaaaaaattatgaaataaaattcttTCTAATGTCTTTTACATATAGTAcgtaattatatatagagtaatagAATAAGTAACTTATGAAACATTTCTTGATGAATTTATATGTCCTAATTAAAGGAAAAAagtattaactatttttttaaaaaaaattgtgatgAGTTTATAGATATcaatgagaaaaaaatattaaataaagtaaaaatatatttatttgcaattatctttatataaattttatagataaaaattattatataatttaaaataaatagttgagaattattaaattatttgataaatttaaataaattaatatttaataa includes:
- the LOC112710973 gene encoding probable aldo-keto reductase 1, encoding MAEVQSIHIPRVKLGNQGFEVSKLGFGCANLTGAYAAGVSEEEGISIIKHAFNKGITFFDTSDIYGLNANEILVGKALKQLPRKKIQIATKFGVEKLDTNTFDMKINGTLSYVRSCCEASLKRLGFEYIDLYFQHRVDTTVPIEDTMGELKKLVKEGKVKYIGLSEASSDTIKRAHAVHPITAVQMEWSLWTRDIEEEIIPLCRELGIGIVPYSPLGRGFFGGKGVVENLPADSVLNAHPRYQVQNLEKNKKIYERIESLAKKHQCSPVQLALAWILQQGNDVARIPGTTKIKNLDQNIGALVVRLEERVLKEISDAVPIEDVAGTRHFNETHGKATWKLSNTPPKDSSISA